GATTGGTAATAAACTTAAAATCGTTCACTTAAGGTAAGAAATGAAGTTACTCTTTGCTTTTCTCCAAAATTCTTGCTCTTAACCTACTTAATGATTGTGGTGTTATACCTAAAAAACTTGCTAATTGGTGTTGTGGAACACGTTGAACAAGGTCTGGTCTTTTTTCTAGTAAGTTCAGGTATCGTTGTTCAGGTGAAGAAGTCTTAAACTCATCAAAGTCCATTTGTTGTTTGGCTAAAAGTTCTTCAGATAATATTCTGCATAGGTTTTCAAACTTTGGAAATTTACTGTTTATTTCTACTTCCATATCAGAATTTGAAACTGTAAGTATAGTGTCTTCTATACAACTTATATAATATTCGGATGGAGTTTTGCTGATTACACAAGAGGGTGTCAAAACTTCCATTTCTGTGTAGAAAGCAGTAGTTTTTTCTTCACCCTCTAAAACATAATATGTTCGAATACATCCTTTTAGAATAAAGTAGCTATCTTTCGATATTTGTCCTTCTTTGAGTAAAGTGGTCCCTTTCTTTACTGAGCGAAATATGTCCAAAGGAGCAATAGCGTTCTTTTCATCTTCTGTCAGAGAAACGTATTTTGATATAAAGTCAAATAGTATATTTTTCATTGTTTTGTTGTTGTTGTCTATTACACTTGCCACCAACTCATAAATATACTTAATATACGTATTCTTTTAAAGAATTATATCATTAACAATACAAATCGTATATATTGTATTGTTAAATATTCTTTTCCCTAGAAATAAGGTCTATGACTATACAAAAACTGCACATTTTTTAGAGTGATTTGTAGACTCTCAAATAATTTTTTGTCAGGATTTAATGGATATGAAAACAAAAAGTGGAGAAAGATTCAAGCGACAACATTGTTCCAGAGTAATCCCCTTTTCTTGTGTGTTCTGAAGAAATGCAAAGCATTCGTGAATAGCTTAAAAAATAAATAAACAAAATGCCAATGGCTTTTTTTCTGGGGTTTGTTGTAAAATGCTAAGTTAGCACTTCCATTTGCTTGATGAAAAAGTGATAGGCTGAGTAATGAGTTAAAGCCTTAAAGCTCAAGATACCAACATTGTTGCTCTGAGAACGGCTATCAATAATCTATTCTATTACTAAAGTTTTATTTTATTCTAAGAGGGTTTCTCAGTATTCTTGAAAAGAATTTGTACAATTAACTAAATACTGTGAAATACAAAGAAGTATGGAAAAGGCTCTTTAGCCTGATTTGTAGACACTTTTTATAAATTGGTCTTTTTATTTGTTTTTGTTCTCTTAATGAGTTTTACTATTTCAAACCATATTACTGAGATAAAACCAATAATTATACAAATTAACAGTTGCAATATATTTAATGTGTCAAATTGAAAGAATGTTGTTAATGGTTGTAGATAAAGAATAAGTCCTACAATAGCAGTGGTTATGAAAATGATTAATAAAAGCATATTGTTTTTATACTTTAGGGTCGTAAAAATGGAATAATAAAATGAACGGTTAATCAATGTTAGAAAAATGTTTGCTGTAATTAAAACAGTAAAGGTCATTGTTCTAGTAAGTGCCTCATTATAACCATTTATTACTGAATATTGGTAAACAAACAATATTCCTGCTGTGATGAATAATCCTTGGATAATGCTTATGGATAGTTCTCTCCAATTA
The genomic region above belongs to bacterium 336/3 and contains:
- a CDS encoding cyclic nucleotide-binding protein, encoding MKNILFDFISKYVSLTEDEKNAIAPLDIFRSVKKGTTLLKEGQISKDSYFILKGCIRTYYVLEGEEKTTAFYTEMEVLTPSCVISKTPSEYYISCIEDTILTVSNSDMEVEINSKFPKFENLCRILSEELLAKQQMDFDEFKTSSPEQRYLNLLEKRPDLVQRVPQHQLASFLGITPQSLSRLRARILEKSKE